In Cynocephalus volans isolate mCynVol1 chromosome 16, mCynVol1.pri, whole genome shotgun sequence, the following proteins share a genomic window:
- the LOC134364497 gene encoding spermatogenesis-associated protein 31D3-like, with protein MIETGEVITKSYSDRVRYIIVSWKIGDNLAEPWISWTFLSTDANFTVLSGLVLLLYLCHLVLKAFLTTLWKNKDIKKHQVRAKWRRKGGIYGGQRACRREVEEERRLLSVLKSFVPPVFCSLLGQHADTIQFRHLLCPDPLCEVCNRATADVKRLLSRECLEDAAPSVSLLASTAPVTESSLNGTSALLAPPPGDHMPGPLLQPSPPPPSVLLPILFTPLTNSLSPSPVDDSQQPEPVSPLYSTFPEEVCPPLHPLSLPETQPEHLPPTMPQSQSPHLTQHQSPNHLQSPLPIPPPSPLSQIRTSGECHHTAQIEAESPMPSKIHSVEWNVLQKELENVWGLPPVVQKSQEDFCPPAPQLPLLIHFSKAHVPISILPGDFPLSSELEKKLEHHLRKRIIQHRWGLPRRIHESLSLMNPPRETPETCESKSTYGLSWISLFRGDSSKDLKNFELSQPGSFHEGSSDMLRLEKGMGRDQGQSPENDLKGHLLSNPDNFSQKGLESASEKDLEGNMESLSGKNSSASGVSPHQKHLENALKVHLNKKFEEMSEGQIPGTVHSSWHFIKQALPFPDKSSSQIKPKNLSPLVDGEHCLNTSQDISFLSSSKQKMLEDHIKGFRMRMVWGLPPKVLESILIFQLKEDPSQFLSHSNTPSADLISGVDSKASVSKPLRGSSKILSGDQVGMTNAVPLLSHCLSAMSPVCKEGQGSLGQSPPDTIHMHEPKDETVSFSSRTERSQDKRMKNLDHFSTSKMSREIFRAEELCALPSHSRGTLISKESRKLDIQRESSPTRNENKSKGETTFTKTCLRSRVSVPKDPKSLNFKNQMSDDLMLKFVTGQSSQAQGCNTSFVSESMTSKALLTDAQGISSGDTAASQVLLAQLEDRGISMEHHDLQVPKDVLWKSQVKKFPSGSKKMSPLGPKARELGGGDAGLGTTQPRRSSHSAQDRAVEQMLERKASSIPSLKEQPPHESCFKKWMKHFLKWLCLTTASKQEESSLEKGSSLSSSVQSRRLDRSRRAFTEAEKMTTHNGKLREEKVGHRHGMDITCPQKSLSSPMKFGEKKQHKRDLKALAESVQGHPSKYIAPSFKVRSTKSCS; from the exons TCTTGCTGAGCCATGGATAAGCTGGACTTTCTTGAGTACTGATGCCAACTTCACCGTTCTGAGTGGGTTGGTGTTGCTCCTGTACCTGTGCCACCTGGTGTTGAAAGCATTTTTAACAACCCTCTGGAAGAATAAAGACATCAAGAAG caTCAGGTCAGAGCCAAGTGGAGAAGGAAAGGTGGAATATATGGAG GTCAGAGGGCTTGCAGGAGAGAggtggaggaggaaagaaggcTGCTGTCTGTTCTAAAAAG CTTTGTACCTCCTGTCTTCTGCAGCCTCTTGGGCCAGCATGCAGATACCATCCAGTTTCGTCACCTATTATGTCCAGACCCTCTCTGCGAGGTGTGTAATAGAGCAACTGCTGACGTCAAGCGACTGCTGTCCCGGGAGTGCCTGGAAGATGCTGCTCCCTCTGTGTCCCTCTTGGCTTCCACAGCTCCTGTGACTGAGTCATCACTGAATGGAACCTCTGCCCTCTTAGCACCCCCTCCAGGAGACCACATGCCAGGCCCCCTGCTTcagccttctcctcctcctccctctgttCTCTTGCCAATCCTATTCACCCCCTTAACCAACTCACTTTCACCCTCTCCAGTGGATGACTCTCAGCAACCAGAGCCTGTTTCTCCCTTATATTCCACATTCCCAGAGGAGGTATGTCCTCCTCTCCACCCTTTGTCCTTGCCTGAGACCCAGCCTGAACACTTACCTCCAACCATGCCCCAATCTCAGTCCCCACATCTCACTCAGCACCAATCCCCAAACCACCTTCAGTCCCCACTCCCAATCCCACCACCCAGTCCTCTCTCCCAGATTAGGACCTCTGGAGAGTGTCATCACACAGCCCAAATTGAGGCTGAGTCTCCTATGCCGTCCAAAATTCACAGCGTGGAATGGAATGTGTTGCAGAAAGAACTGGAAAATGTATGGGGTTTACCCCCTGTGGTGCAGAAATCTCAGGAAGACTTTTGTCCTCCAGCTCCCCAACTCCCATTGCTTATCCACTTCTCCAAGGCCCATGTTCCGATCTCCATCCTCCCTGGAGACTTTCCTCTCAGCAGTGAGCTTGAGAAGAAACTGGAGCATCACCTTCGAAAGAGGATCATCCAACACCGGTGGGGCTTGCCCCGCAGGATCCATGAGTCTCTGTCGTTGATGAATCCCCCGAGAGAAACTCCTGAGACATGTGAATCCAAGAGCACTTATGGGCTTTCATGGATCTCTTTGTTTAGGGGTGACAGCAGCAAAGATCTAAAGAATTTTGAGTTGAGTCAACCTGGAAGCTTCCATGAGGGGAGCTCAGATATGCTTCGGCTGGAGAAGGGCATGGGGAGGGATCAGGGACAGAGCCCTGAGAATGACCTAAAAGGTCATCTGTTGAGCAACCCAGATAATTTTTCACAAAAGGGTCTGGAGTCTGCATCTGAGAAGGACCTAGAAGGCAACATGGAGAGTCTGTCAGGAAAGAACTCAAGTGCCTCAGGGGTGAGTCCACATCAGAAACATCTTGAAAATGCCCTGAAAGTGCATTTGAACAAGAAATTTGAGGAAATGAGTGAGGGTCAGATCCCTGGGACTGTGCATAGTTCATGGCATTTTATCAAGCAGGCATTGCCTTTTCCTGATAAATCCAGCAGCCAAATAAAACCCAAGAATTTGTCACCATTGGTGGATGGGGAACACTGCCTGAATACCTCCCAGGATATTTCCTTCCTTAGTTCCAGCAAACAAAAGATGTTGGAAGACCATATTAAAGGATTCCGTATGCGGATGGTGTGGGGCCTTCCTCCCAAGGTCCTAGAATCCATACTAATATTTCAACTGAAAGAGGACCCATCCCAGTTTCTTTCCCATTCTAATACTCCCTCAGCTGACCTTATTTCTGGGGTGGATTCCAAAGCTAGTGTCTCCAAGCCCCTTAGAGGGAGCTCTAAAATTTTGAGTGGAGACCAGGTGGGAATGACAAATGCTGTCCCTCTCCTGAGCCATTGTCTTTCTGCCATGTCACCTGTGTGCAAGGAAGGACAGGGGTCCCTGGGTCAATCACCCCCTGATACCATCCACATGCATGAGCCAAAGGATGAGACCGTGAGTTTTAGTAGTAGAACAGAAAGGTCTCAGGATAAAAGGATGAAGAATTTGGACCATTTTTCTACGTCCAAGATGTCCAGGGAGATATTCAGGGCAGAAGAGCTCTGTGCTCTTCCATCACATTCTAGAGGTACCTTGATATCCAAAGAGTCAAGAAAGCTTGATATCCAACGAGAAAGCTCACCAACGAGAAATGAGAATAAGAGTAAAGGAGAGACTACATTCACCAAAACATGTCTTCGGTCAAGGGTATCAGTTCCCAAAGATCCTAAatcattaaactttaaaaaccaGATGTCAGATGACTTAATGCTTAAGTTCGTGACTGGACAGAGTAGCCAAGCCCAGGGCTGTAACACGTCTTTTGTCTCAGAGAGCATGACTTCCAAGGCCCTATTGACTGATGCCCAAGGCATCTCAAGTGGGGACACGGCAGCTTCTCAGGTGCTGCTTGCCCAGTTGGAGGACAGAGGGATTAGCATGGAGCACCATGATCTTCAGGTCCCTAAGGATGTGTTATGGAAGAGTCAAGTTAAGAAGTTTCCATCAGGTTCAAAGAAAATGAGCCCTCTGGGACCCAAAGCAAGAGAGCTTGGTGGAGGAGATGCAGGGTTGGGGACAACTCAACCCAGAAGGAGCAGCCACTCTGCCCAAGACAGGGCAGTAGAGCAGATGCTTGAGCGCAAAGCTTCCTCAATTCCCTCACTGAAGGAACAGCCTCCTCATGAAAGCTGTTTCAAAAAATGGATGAAGCACTTTTTGAAATGGCTTTGTCTTACCACAGCATCCAAACAGGAAGAAAGTTCCCTGGAAAAGGGAAGCTCCCTGTCATCATCTGTGCAGAGCCGAAGGCTGGATAGAAGTAGACGTGCTTTTACTGAAGCTGAGAAAATGACGACACATAATGGCAAGTTACGAGAGGAGAAAGTGGGGCATAGGCATGGAATGGATATCACCTGTCCCCAAAAGTCCCTTTCCTCTCCTAtgaagtttggggaaaaaaaacagcaCAAGAGAGACCTGAAGGCCCTAGCAGAGTCTGTCCAGGGGCATCCCTCCAAGTACATAGCTCCCTCCTTTAAAGTGAGAAGCACCAAGTCCTGTAGCTGA